The following DNA comes from Theileria parva strain Muguga chromosome 3 map unlocalized ctg_531, whole genome shotgun sequence.
ACACCAGATTGGATATTAGTGATTTCAAGATGTTCTTCGAGTTGGGTTTTGACGGCATCGGCTTTAGTGGAGAGACCATTAGCAGCATTGAGGACAGCTTGGATGGTTTCGGTGAGATCAAGATTGACAGGATCTTGTTGAGCTTGAGCTGATTTGAGAGCCTGTTCAACTTTAGCTACCACAGCTGTGGCGAGTTTGTCAACCTTACCATTGAGACCCTGTATGATAGCTTTTACTACCTCAGTGGCCCTAGATCGGTATTGGTTTCAGTCTTATCTTACTAGTTTTAGTTTAACTATCTACCTAGCTATTTACCTTTAGGtatcacattttatttaggtATTACATATTACATTCTCTAActatcttattactatCTTTTAGTATCTTATTAGTATCCTTTAGTATCTTATTAGTATCTAACTATCACATATCATTcactttattacattacattatcttATTACATACTCTCTTACTAGATTATATTACCACATTATCTCTTACTATTACATTATATCTTACTCTGGTGTTAGATTACCACTTActagtattagattacattacattatcttattacattacattaaataCTCTCTTACTATCTCTTACTCTTTTGTTAGATTACATACTCCCTCCATTAGTGTTAGATTAGCTCATTTCTTTCTATGCATAGTAGCAGGTCTCTTCTCAGGTCCTTGGTGAACAATGCTGCTAGGTTCTTATTGCAGTTCTTTGAGGCCATTTTGGTCCAGTACCTAAGGGCATTCCACCTAGTCATTCCTGCTGTAGGCCAATTGCTAGGATCATGTCTcttatactcaataatgTAACCTTCAGAATATGGAGCTAACAGACACATCAGAAATGCACCCATCAACTGTGCCGTTAGGGCTAAGATGCTACCACCTCCATTACCACCAAAGATACCTGGAAATCCTACAGCCAATGAGATCTCATGACACATATAGAATAGAATGGTTAGACATGTAGACATTTTGGGTTGGTTGATGATTGATCTGGCAACTGATGAGTCTCTGTAATGcagtgagtaaataaataaataggcTAAAATGATCATGGTGGGAATCACTAGGTCAGTTAGGTGCCAGTGGTATCCTTGGCCTAATGGTACTCCAGGTATCCAGGGTAGTTCATTTTTGGCTCCCCAATTACATGTAGGAGACACGGGATTGAAGAAACCACCAAAACCTGGTATCAGTTTACCACTTCTGGCAATTGCCACATACAGAGCTGGAAATATGGTGGCTATCAACAGAACCATCTCAATCTTATCCACGAGGTAAAATGGAACAATCATTCCAGGAGCTATGGCTGGATATATGCAGTAGACTAGACCCATACCAATCAGGACCATAAGAAATGGAAACATAATGTACCAATGGGCACTATCTAGACTACTGTAGCCATCAGTGCCCTTAATGTGCCATAGACTTGTGAATTGGGTTTTGGCAGTACCTTGAGAGAGAGCGGATTGGACATCTTGGACGGCCTCAGGTTTGGGTTCTTTTTCACCAGTAGTAGTACCAGGTTTATTTTGTTCAAGTTTTGTGAGGGCTTGAGTGATTGAATCGCCGATATTTATTTGGGTTTTACCACTACCACCAGATTTGAGATTAGTTTTGACTGCACCTGCCTGAGCTTCTAGTTTGACAGTTTTGAGAGCTTTTGTGGCAGGTGCGGTGAGATCTTTGTCCTCAATTTTAGCGGTATCATTGGCACTGGGACCACCGAGAGCTCCTTTGACTGCGGCGATGGCAGCTTGTTTTTTAGATTGGAGGTTTTGGATGGCTGCCTGGACTGCAGATTTATCAACACCACCTTGGATATTAGTGATTTCAAGATGTTTTTCGAGAGCTTCTTTGACGCTTTGGACTTGACCTTGGAGACCATTAGCAGCATTGAGGACAGCTTGGATGGTTTCGGTGAGATCAAGATTGACAGGATCTTGTTGAGCTTGAGCTGATTTGAGAGCCTGTTCAACTTTAGCTACCACAGCTGTGGCGAGTTTGTCAACCTTACCATTGAGACCCTGTATGATAGCTTTTACTACCTCAGTGGCCTTAGATTTGAGAGCGTCATCTTCTGTTGGATGCTTTGAAACATATCCTAAGGTCCACATGACAGCTGATAGGAGTGACAGTAAAATGGCTACCACAAGGTCTATGTAGACCATCAGGAAGTCACTGTTCCACTTCCTTCTGTTACCAAACATTAGGGATGACAGGTAGTGGATCAGAGAAGTGAGGACTGGAAATGAGTTTTCTCCAGCTATGTAGATGGgcaaataattatcatcaatAGCAAACGTCAACACATTACTGAGACCAAACACGAATCCAGAAACTGCAATCACAAAGTAAAAGGCTGTTAGATGACCTTGGTCTCCAGGTACATAGACTAAAAGAAGTATCAAGTAGGTTATGAAATTAAGCCACTGGACAGCTATGGAAGGATAGACAACGGTATTGCGTTTTAGTTCCTTGTTGTCAGTGGCTTCTTTGGCGTCACCGTCTTTTTTATATGTGTAGGTTTTGCCGAATATGTCTGTTTCTACTGCCAGTTTAGCTCCATTTTCTATTCCGTCAGCTATAACGAATGCTGGAAGACACGAAAGCTCCAGTGATGTTGCCATTCTTCTTACAAAGACACTGAAGAGGTTTTCTGGCAGCCTAAATCTCATCAGGGCGTATGGAGCTGTAGAGTAACAAAGTCTAATATTAAGCATCATAGCAAATCCACCAAACACAAATGCGGCATTGAGAATGGGACACCCAGCTGCGTAGCCAGAGCCCTCAGCACAGGCATTACCATCATTGTGGAGACTTTCCATTAGATGAGAGCCAACTATTACTAGGGCTATCATGGCCATTACCAGAATTGACAGAGCCAGTGACAGTATTATGATCCACACCTTGGACAGTCTATTCATCAGGGCTATCATTGCTACAGTCACACCAGCAGCCAAAGCTCCACAGGCACCAGCCCCATAGAAATACCCTGTGTGAGCCATCTCAGTAGTAGCCTTTGGTGTCTCACTAGTCTATAGTAGTTCTTTGGTATTTCTGATTTGGTGGTCTATTACTTCTATTTTATTGTTACTATGGTACTCTTTACTTCCACCTTGGTAGTCTGTTGTTACTTCCACCTTAGTAGTCTATTGTTGTTACTCCTACTATAAGACTCTCGTATGTGATTGCgatattattactatggTACAGAAATATtggttaaataatattatccATCAGAACAACAATCCTCATCATAGCATCAGAGTTAAACATCATCTATTTGATGGTTGGAGTGTCCATATTGTTATCTCAAGTGGAACAGGAAGAGATGACTATTATAAAAGAAATGATACTGGAGATAGCATTACCAAGCTTAAGAGAACTCTTCGAACTTATGAGTCGAGACCAAGTAATCTGTATTACAGCATGATTTGATATAATATCAGATTGTGTAATATTATGGCATTTTAGTTTTTCTctcatatttaacattcTGGATTGTTATGGAATATGTTGAGTTCTGGATTGAATCCCTGTTGGTCTTATAGTATTACTAGTTATCTAATGTTAACTCTGATATCAGTATCATTATtgaaatttgataatttcaaCTGACCGTTTACtagtgataaaataaataaataactgagtTAAAGGTATATGGGTTTGTGTTACTATATTAGGCGTGAGGAGTTCATCAGATGTTTGATGGCATTTTTCATGATCAGTTGTCCAATTTTGGTTTTTGAACAGAGTAATCTGTGGCGTTGGTACCTCAGTTCCTTCTTCCTTCTCCTTTCCGTATCCTTTTCTTCAAGTAATCGGGATGTTTGTTATGTTTATCCAAAAACTCGTTCTCAAACCTCTCCCTCATACcaattattttaccatACATACCATTATTGTTTAGATTTAGAGAGTTGTGACTATTTACCGGGTTATTGGTATCAacattttgataaatatttttatgaGAATTTGGTGTTGAATTAGTATATGAAGTGATCAACtctatattattatcaattatATCTTGATCATTTAGGGATTGTTCCAAATGGAGTCTCAATTAAaggatttattattttcacaTTATCAAGAACACCTATTGAATTGGTTGCCATTCTAAACTGTGTTAGTAGAATTAGAAGTATTGGTAGTATCAGTATTGGAAGTATCAGCTGTATCTATATTGTTAGGtgaatttattttgttttgtTTTGTTTTGATGAACACTTTTCTCGtattgatttaaatatttttggtctataatatattgtttattCTTTCTTTGGATGTGTTTGTTTTTAATATCTACTGACCGGTAAGATCCATATCCCTTTACCTTCTTAGCCTTTTTTACCCCAAATTCCGATTAAAACatcaattaatattttatagtacattttaaaattattcctcgtaacactatttattaaaaaatataaaatatttttttctaacactataattaatttgaaataatatgtaatgttttaaaatgaattgtaaaatatggTAATAAATTTCGTAATTTCTAATTCCGGTTTAGAATTCCACAAATCTAATAAAAAATCTCCACATCCAAAACTCAATCTTCTTCAAGAACACTTACATTTTAACAAGTAATcacttatttatactatatatagATTGTTATGTATGGATATAGTAGGTATATATCATTAATATATCAATACTATTGTAGTATTGAGGAGGATAGAAATGGATCTGACTATCGTCCTGATCTAGTtcatttttgtttattatcACTTCAAGATTCGATTTTGAACAAAGAGGGGAAGATTCAGGTGTACTTGGAGACTCTTCAGGGCCACGTTTTCAAGGTTTCAAATTCCTTTAGGGTCCCTAGAGCATTTAAGGTGTTCAACAAAGTTTTCTCTACTTTTTTACACAGCAAGTCCAAAGACCTAAGAACTGAGTCTGGTGACATTTTGATAGAGTCTGTTGTCAATTTGGACCAATTAATTCCAGACTCTTCCATCAAAATCGCAATTGACAACAGATGCCCAGTTTTAGATATTAGGGCTGTTCTATCCCAATTAACTGTTGATTTTGACCGCTGTTGGTTCTTTTTCTCATCCTCCCAAAATCGCAATCTTTCTAACATCACTCTCTCAAATAATGTAGAAATTAAAGCTATACATAAGGAACTACTCGAAAGGGATGATCTAACCACTAGCACATACCCCAATAAACTGCAATCCTTAGaagataaatattttaaatcagTCAACAATTTAGATCCATCAAACCATTCCAATTCAGTAAATATTGTGAATGGAGTGGATagtaaatttgattattgTTTATCAATTAGAGATTATAACATGAGTTGTCTTTCAAATTGTTATACTCTCGTTTGCACACTAGAACACCTtctcaattattaatataatacacacattttatcaactaattaactgtatttttatttattaaggactagaataaataaattaagtgtataattaagCTTAAATAGTATTTGACCTTTAACCATAGATAACATATAacacataaatatattgCAACATACAGTTAActgttaatttaaaataaaaatataaaagagtgtaaaatattaatgtgAATAATTCTGAAATTTAGTAGCCTTGAATAAAACGTTTTTATGGTTAAACTTTTGAAGTTTCACACCAAATTCCAAATCTCTCATACACTAAACAACATTACAACTATATGTGTAGTTACTTGTGAGTAGCGATTTATAAGGTGAGTTTGATTATTTAGGTTAAGGCAGTCCAAACTACTCTTGAATAGCGGTTTGTTCTCACTCAACTCAATATGCATACTAACACTCCTCATATTCGGTACTAAAGACTAATTAACACTGTTATATACTTTATATAAGGTTAATATATAACACATTTAGGGTTATACAGGTTATAAGATAACTAGTAATCTCAAGTGTGTATAAATAAGTGAactagtgtaaaatatggaTAATAATCCCAAGGAAAATAGGGGAATCACCCCCAGTGACAAAGTACCCATAATCATTGGAGTTGGTTTTGTAATTTTCCTCGTGACAGTTTTGTTGGATAAATCATCAGAAGTGGAAATAATGGATGAGTTTCTTAAAGAAAAACGAGAGTTTGTCTTAGAATCCCCTAGGTTGTTAAGATCATCTAC
Coding sequences within:
- a CDS encoding putative integral membrane protein produces the protein MGLCYYIRREEFIRCLMAFFMISCPILVFEQSNLWRWYLSSFFLLLSVSFSSSNRDVCYVYPKTRSQTSPSYQLFYHTYHYCLDLESCDYLPGYWYQHFDKYFYENLVLN
- the EMG1 gene encoding EMG1/NEP1 methyltransferase family protein, which translates into the protein MVINFVISNSGLEFHKSNKKSPHPKLNLLQEHLHFNNIEEDRNGSDYRPDLVHFCLLSLQDSILNKEGKIQVYLETLQGHVFKVSNSFRVPRAFKVFNKVFSTFLHSKSKDLRTESGDILIESVVNLDQLIPDSSIKIAIDNRCPVLDIRAVLSQLTVDFDRCWFFFSSSQNRNLSNITLSNNVEIKAIHKELLERDDLTTSTYPNKLQSLEDKYFKSVNNLDPSNHSNSVNIVNGVDSKFDYCLSIRDYNMSCLSNCYTLVCTLEHLLNY